The window CGCGAAGTCGGGGAGGGCGCGGCGGTCCTCGTAGCGGCCGGGCCAGGTGTGCAGCAGGTCGCGGTGGCGTTCGATGCCCATCTCCGCGAGGCGGCGGGGGGCCTGCGCAGCGAGGCCGATCTCCACCTCGCCGAGCGCCGCATCGAGCAGCTCGCGGACCGGGGGGAGCGCCGCGCGGCGTTCGGCCCGCTCCCGCGCCCGGCGTTCCGCCGCGCGCGCCTCCTGCTCCGCCTCGCGCGCCTCGCGCTTCGCGGCGTCGGCGGCGTCGGCGGCGTCGAGGTGCGCGAGCGCCGCGTCGAGCTTCGCGGCGCGCGCGTCCGGGTCCAGGTCGCGGTACCCCGCGAGGAGGGCGCGGACGTCGGCGAAGGGCGCACCGACCGTCGCGAGGAGGTTCTCGAGTCCGCCGACGACGGCGTCGTCGCGGCAGCCACCGCGCCGCTCGCGTTCGAGCGGCCCGCGGAGGCGGCGGCGGAGGTCGGGCACGTCCGGCACGGGGCACGATACCGCCGGCGGTCCCCCGACCGGGAGGCGTGCGCGATGCGTACCCCCCCGCGCGCACGGTCGGCTAGCATGCGCGCAACGCGATCGTGGTTCGTCGAACCGCACCGCCCCGCGGGCGGGCGCCGTGGCCGTGCCGGTCCGGGCCCCCTCCCGGGGGTGCGGGGGGACGCGAACCCGGTCCGTCCCGGGCGCGCCACGCCCCGGGGGAAGGAGACGCATGTTGCGACACGTCTTGGCTTGGTCGGTGGTCCTGGGGTTCGGTCTGGGGGCCGCCCAGGGCGAACTCGAGATCTTCTCCTGGTGGGCGGGGGACGAAGGGCCCGCCCTGGAGGCCCTCATCGAGCTGTACGAGGTGGACCACCCCGACACCGAGGTGATCAACGCGACCGTGACGGGCGGGTCCGGCGTGAACGCCCGCGCGGTGCTGAAGACCCGCATGCTGGGCGGCGACCCGCCCGACAGCTTCCAGGTGCACGCCGGCGAGGAACTCATCGGGACCTGGGTCGCGGCGGACCGCATGGAGGACCTCACGCCGATCTTCGAGCGCGAGGGCTTCCTGGACGCCTTCCCGGCGGACCTGATCGAGCTCATTTCGACCGACGAGGGGATCTGGAGCGTTCCGGTGAACATCCACCGCTCCAACGTCCTGTGGTTCGATCCCGACCGCCTCGACGAGTGGGGCGTGAGCGTCCCCAACGGGTGGGGCGAGTTCATCGACGAGACCTGTCCCGCGCTCGAGGACCAGGGCGTGACGCCGCTCGTGGTCGGGGAGAACTGGACGATTCAGCACCTGTGGGAAAGCGTCGCGCTCGCCGAGCTCGGCAACGACGACTACACCGCCCTGTTCGAGGGGGACCTGGCGTGGACCGACCTGCGCGTCGTCGCGGCGTGGGAAACGTTCGGGGACGTCATGGCGTGCACGAACGACGACGCCTCGGGCCTCAGTTGGCAGCAGGCCACCGACCGGATCGTGTCCGGGGAGGCGGCCTTCAACGTCATGGGCGACTGGGCCGCGGGCTACAAGGTCACGACCCTCGGGCTGGAGCCGGGCACCGACTTCGGCTGGGCCGCCAGCCCCGGCACCGACGGCACCTTCATGCTGCTCTCCGACTCGTTCGGCCTGCCGGTCGGCGCACCCAACCGCGCCGAAGCGATCCAGTGGCTCGAGCTGGTCGGTTCGCAGGAGGGCCAGGACGCCTTCAACCCGCTGAAGGGCTCGATCAGCCCGCGCCTCGACAGCGACCTGTCGCTGTACAACGCCTACCTCCGGTCCGCCGCGGAGGACTTCGCGGGCGACGCGAAGGTCGGCAGCCTGGTGCACGGCACCGCGGCGAAGGAGGCGTTCATGAGCGAGTTCGCGACCGTGATGGAGATCTTCCTCTCCACCGGCTCCGCGGACGCCGCCGCGAACGCCGCGCAGGCCGTCGCGACGCAGGTCGGCCTGGGCGAGTAAGCTCCGCTCGCGCACGGGGGAGGCCGTCCGGCCTCCCCCACCCCTATTTCGCCGTTCGACCGATTTCGCTGCGCGCGTCCGACCTCGGACGCTCGACCCGGCACGCCCGACCCGGCACGCCCGACCCGGCACGCCCGACGTCGCCCACCCCCCGCCGTCCCCCGCTCCCGCCCGAGGAGGCCCATGCGCACCAACGACCGCCTCGTCGCCTTCCTGATGCTGCTGCCGTCGCTCGTGCTGTTGTCGATCTTCGTTTACGGCTTCATCGGGCGGACGGCGTGGGTGTCGCTGACGAACTGGGGGGCCGACGCCAGCCAAGCGTTGGCGTTGAACC is drawn from Trueperaceae bacterium and contains these coding sequences:
- a CDS encoding ABC transporter substrate-binding protein translates to MLRHVLAWSVVLGFGLGAAQGELEIFSWWAGDEGPALEALIELYEVDHPDTEVINATVTGGSGVNARAVLKTRMLGGDPPDSFQVHAGEELIGTWVAADRMEDLTPIFEREGFLDAFPADLIELISTDEGIWSVPVNIHRSNVLWFDPDRLDEWGVSVPNGWGEFIDETCPALEDQGVTPLVVGENWTIQHLWESVALAELGNDDYTALFEGDLAWTDLRVVAAWETFGDVMACTNDDASGLSWQQATDRIVSGEAAFNVMGDWAAGYKVTTLGLEPGTDFGWAASPGTDGTFMLLSDSFGLPVGAPNRAEAIQWLELVGSQEGQDAFNPLKGSISPRLDSDLSLYNAYLRSAAEDFAGDAKVGSLVHGTAAKEAFMSEFATVMEIFLSTGSADAAANAAQAVATQVGLGE